A genomic window from Lycium barbarum isolate Lr01 chromosome 4, ASM1917538v2, whole genome shotgun sequence includes:
- the LOC132637820 gene encoding serine/threonine-protein phosphatase 7 long form homolog: MVHPKVTVHPGPENYDVLILQQQHRSQAVWDGKLTRQDACLTIRRANHEFWNYVKQHPLHNRILNYLERYGFRGVLAVGDVQYDEGIITALIERWRPETHAFHMRTSECTIKLQDVEVLYGIPVDGHPLVQSNVRKITKSRWRELMYELTSWLPEEEAIKGSSLLIITKLSNHLETLIASNDIIDEHTDESVVQKRVRVYLIWLIGGPIFPDNTGSLLSLRFLLDIIDLDAIGGKA; this comes from the coding sequence ATGGTTCACCCCAAAGTCACTGTACATCCAGGTCCAGAAAACTATGATGTGTTAATACTCCAGCAACAACATCGATCTCAGGCTGTGTGGGATGGGAAATTGACTAGACAGGACGCGTGTTTAACTATACGTCGTGCGAATCATGAATTCTGGAATTACGTGAAGCAACACCCTTTACATAATCGCATCCTTAATTACCTTGAGAGGTATGGATTTAGGGGAGTTTTAGCAGTAGGTGATGTGCAGTATGATGAAGgaatcatcactgcacttattgaGAGATGGCGTCCAGAGACGCATGCATTTCATATGCGGACTAGCGAATGTACCATCAAATTACAAGATGTCGAGGTCTTATATGGCATTCCCGTGGATGGCCACCCATTGGTGCAGAGTAATGTTAGAAAAATAACTAAATCAAGGTGGCGGGAATTGATGTACGAGCTTACTAGTTGGTTGCCCGAAGAAGAAGCAATTAAAGGTAGTAGCTTGTTGATAATAACAAAATTATCTAATCATTTGGAAACCTTGATTGCCtcgaatgatattattgatgaacaCACTGATGAGTCTGTGGTGCAAAAGAGGGTCAGGGTTTACCTGATTTGGCTGATTGGTGGCCCGATATTCCCTGATAATACTGGTTCATTGCTCAGTTTACGCTTTTTGCTTGACATAATAGACCTTGATGCAATCGGCGGGAAAGCTTAG
- the LOC132636574 gene encoding acetyl-CoA-benzylalcohol acetyltransferase-like produces MKDPTQVKILSKSLIKPSSPTPNHLKNYKLCFFDQVADTVHIPLVLFYPHGNNNSKNEELEESLSRVLTHAYPLAGRFSTEDESTVLCLDQGVTYIKATVNCKLDDFLQQTKEDLDPVLSFWPQGIMDVDETNIFVMPLMVVQVTTFECGGLALGFSCAHPAMDGFTAFTFIYEWAKVCKFGTPCKEINNFMSFNLGTLFPVKDLTAILEPPINEGKRPKSKLVARKFVFEEAAISRLREKFDSEGLSFKPSRVEMITTLLWRSLIRAAGAGNPHLKRSIIAFPFNLRGKVLAFPEIANSFGNLIIEIPIRFEHDDETKMESLHHIVKLIRETVQETTSYCAKSTPDEIASLVVNLYKDSYSGLEWGGNNEVVNFTSSSLCRFPIHKVDFGWGKPSLMHFGSRHSQMFWLYDTECETSIAVQIDLEEKYMNSFVRDQDIMDFAKF; encoded by the coding sequence ATGAAGGATCCAACGCAAGTCAAAATCTTGTCCAAAAGCCTCATAAAACCATCATCACCAACACCAAACCACCTCAAAAATTACAAGTTATGTTTCTTTGATCAAGTGGCTGACACAGTACACATACCTCTTGTTCTTTTCTATCCTCATGGTAACAATAACTCAAAAAATGAAGAGCTGGAAGAGTCCTTGTCGAGGGTTTTAACCCATGCTTACCCTTTAGCCGGTAGATTCAGTACAGAAGATGAATCCACTGTTCTGTGTCTCGATCAAGGTGTAACTTACATAAAAGCAACGGTCAATTGTAAGCTCGACGATTTTCTCCAACAAACAAAAGAAGACCTTGATCCAGTATTGTCATTTTGGCCTCAGGGTATTATGGATGTGGACGAGACGAATATATTCGTCATGCCACTTATGGTTGTGCAAGTCACAACGTTCGAATGTGGTGGCCTAGCTCTAGGTTTTAGCTGTGCACACCCTGCTATGGATGGATTCACGGCTTTCACATTCATTTACGAATGGGCCAAAGTGTGCAAATTTGGAACTCCTTGTAAGGAGATCAACAACTTCATGAGCTTCAATTTGGGAACTCTTTTCCCTGTCAAGGATTTAACTGCCATTCTTGAGCCTCCTATTAATGAAGGCAAACGTCCAAAATCTAAGTTGGTTGCGAGAAAGTTTGTATTCGAGGAAGCTGCAATATCAAGGCTCAGAGAGAAATTTGATTCAGAAGGTTTGAGTTTCAAACCTTCACGAGTTGAGATGATAACAACACTTCTCTGGAGGTCTCTAATCCGTGCAGCTGGAGCTGGAAATCCGCATTTGAAACGGTCTATAATAGCCTTTCCATTTAACTTGCGTGGTAAGGTTTTAGCTTTTCCTGAAATTGCAAACTCTTTTGGGAATTTAATCATTGAAATTCCTATAAGATTTGAACATGATGATGAGACAAAGATGGAGTCTTTACATCACATTGTAAAACTAATAAGAGAGACAGTTCAAGAGACTACGAGTTACTGTGCCAAAAGTACTCCAGATGAGATAGCTTCTCTTGTTGTCAACTTATACAAGGATAGTTATTCTGGATTAGAATGGGGAGGAAACAATGAAGTTGTGAATTTCACAAGCTCAAGTCTATGCAGGTTTCCCATACATAAAGTTGATTTTGGTTGGGGAAAACCAAGTTTAATGCATTTTGGCTCAAGGCATAGTCAAATGTTTTGGTTATACGATACAGAATGTGAAACTAGCATTGCTGTGCAAATAGATTTGGAGGAAAAGTACATGAACTCCTTTGTCCGTGACCAAGATATCATGGATTTTGCTAAATTTTAG